DNA from Phycisphaerae bacterium:
TGATCCGCGATGAATCCCAACGCCGCGCCGCTCGCCAACGCCTCCTGGGCCCCAGCCGTCGCCCCCTTCTTGTACAGCAGCTTCAAACCCCGACGCTCCCGAATGCTCAGCAAATAATCGTTGATAAACGGGTTATTCAGCGGACGCATCACCGCCACCGTGTCAAACCCCAGACACGCCAGCGTAAATCCCGCCAGCTCCCAACTGCCGTAGTGCCCGGTAAACAGCACCGCACCGCGACCCTGCAACAGCACCCGCAACGCCTCCTCAAAGTTCTTCAGCCGAACGTGACGACGCCACGTGCCCAGCGTCACCAACCGCGGCGTGAAAAAACACTCCATGCAGAACATCACCAGGTGCTCGCACGACGCCTTCCCGATCGCCGCCAATTCCCCCTCGCTGTACCGGTCGCCCAGCGACCGACGCAAATTCTCCATGATCTGATCGCGATGACGACGCTTGATCAGCTTCCGCAACAACGGCACGTCCGTCCCGATAATCCACCACATCGCGTCGCCCAGCCGCCGCGCCGCCCGCAAATTCCACTCAATCGGAAACAGATGGAACACCAGGGTCACCATCCGCAACGCGAGGTACGCCGTGTAATCGACCGCCTTGTTTCGCCGCTTCTGCGCCATTCCGTGAATTCTACTGCCTTCGCCCAACCCCCGTCAACCAAACCGCGATCACGAAACCTGGCCATGCCCCTCCTCCGCCAACTTCCGCAACAACCGCAAATTCCGCCGGTCAAACGTCAAATCGTCGCCCTTCGGCGTCTCAATCACCTTCGGCACGCCAACCAGACGCTCAT
Protein-coding regions in this window:
- a CDS encoding lysophospholipid acyltransferase family protein; this translates as MAQKRRNKAVDYTAYLALRMVTLVFHLFPIEWNLRAARRLGDAMWWIIGTDVPLLRKLIKRRHRDQIMENLRRSLGDRYSEGELAAIGKASCEHLVMFCMECFFTPRLVTLGTWRRHVRLKNFEEALRVLLQGRGAVLFTGHYGSWELAGFTLACLGFDTVAVMRPLNNPFINDYLLSIRERRGLKLLYKKGATAGAQEALASGAALGFIADQDAGRKGLFVDFFGRPASTQKSVAHAARSFGVPLIVGCARRISWDEFLYELEVADIIYPEDWAGQEDEIFYITQRFMKAQERMVLADPRQYLWLHRRWKTRPREEREAG